A genome region from Tolypothrix sp. PCC 7712 includes the following:
- a CDS encoding sensor histidine kinase, whose amino-acid sequence MVSENHSDISIAREQMLQNLLQIEDLAAVQERKRIAREIHDSLGNALTTLNVQLQTAHKLWNIDHTLAEKYLLEAQRLGAIAIQEVRQTVKSMREVVPLEQPLTELIDSLIQNFYHVTGIVPATNIDIPASLAPEVAKTLYRIIQEALTNICKYAEATKVEINLTHTWENLSLIIQDNGKGFKISQNRSGFGLQGMQERVSALKGNFNIDTEPGYGCWIVVNLPLEQEKVHRQPSPEPEYSLQTANQTSIAEAYVTEEFNLQITETTRIQELSALEFDLKSLDTTLLRIIPQQNLNLELPDTVPIAENEGQESFDWEQKIMFPSPLSIDEAEIEPEHSLCNHKFIIQVVQALAEFIGPIADFLVHKLLQSYPDISQEELIEILASELSENNSILPMFNHQEVIDKLSVHREPDNSIELNQQPNLVIKKSWVQSEVQSTPKNLPVNSSDTDEQSISASFLCQCEHKLAEIIGPIATFIVKKVAKSSERISRAELIKMLAAEIPEPSKAKQFQQRLLSQI is encoded by the coding sequence GTGGTATCTGAGAATCATAGCGATATATCAATAGCCCGTGAGCAAATGCTGCAAAATCTCCTGCAAATAGAAGACTTAGCAGCAGTGCAAGAACGTAAACGCATTGCTCGTGAAATTCATGATTCCTTGGGGAACGCCCTGACAACTCTCAATGTGCAGCTACAAACAGCGCACAAACTTTGGAATATCGATCATACCCTAGCGGAAAAGTATTTACTAGAAGCTCAACGACTAGGTGCGATCGCTATTCAAGAAGTGCGCCAAACTGTCAAAAGTATGCGCGAGGTTGTACCTCTAGAACAGCCGTTAACCGAGCTGATCGATTCTTTAATTCAAAATTTTTATCACGTTACAGGTATTGTACCTGCTACCAATATTGACATACCTGCATCTTTAGCCCCAGAAGTAGCTAAAACTCTCTACAGAATCATCCAAGAAGCTTTGACAAATATTTGTAAATATGCAGAAGCCACAAAAGTAGAGATTAATCTCACTCACACCTGGGAAAATTTGTCCCTGATCATCCAAGACAACGGCAAAGGATTCAAAATTTCGCAAAACCGCAGTGGATTTGGACTGCAAGGAATGCAAGAACGGGTATCAGCTTTAAAAGGTAATTTTAATATTGATACAGAACCGGGATATGGCTGTTGGATTGTGGTTAATTTGCCTTTGGAACAGGAGAAAGTTCATAGACAGCCAAGCCCAGAACCAGAATATAGTTTACAAACTGCCAATCAAACTTCAATTGCAGAGGCTTACGTCACAGAAGAATTTAATTTACAAATCACTGAGACAACTCGAATTCAAGAACTTTCTGCATTAGAGTTTGATTTAAAATCACTGGATACAACTTTACTGCGAATAATTCCCCAACAAAATTTAAATTTAGAGTTACCTGATACAGTTCCCATTGCAGAGAATGAAGGACAGGAAAGCTTTGATTGGGAACAAAAAATCATGTTTCCATCTCCGTTGTCAATTGATGAGGCAGAAATTGAGCCGGAGCATTCACTCTGCAATCACAAATTTATTATTCAAGTTGTACAGGCTTTGGCTGAATTCATCGGCCCAATAGCTGATTTCTTAGTTCACAAGCTGTTGCAATCTTACCCTGATATTTCTCAAGAAGAACTTATCGAAATATTGGCATCAGAATTATCTGAAAATAATTCAATATTACCAATGTTTAATCATCAGGAAGTTATAGATAAACTATCTGTACATCGTGAGCCAGATAATTCAATTGAGTTAAACCAGCAACCAAACTTGGTAATCAAGAAATCTTGGGTTCAATCTGAAGTTCAATCCACACCAAAGAATTTACCTGTCAATTCTTCAGATACAGATGAACAATCTATTTCTGCAAGCTTTTTATGTCAATGCGAACATAAATTAGCTGAAATTATTGGGCCAATAGCTACTTTTATTGTGAAAAAAGTTGCCAAATCTTCTGAAAGAATTTCTCGTGCGGAACTCATAAAAATGTTAGCGGCAGAAATCCCCGAACCAAGCAAAGCCAAGCAATTTCAGCAGCGTCTACTGTCTCAAATTTGA
- the cobU gene encoding bifunctional adenosylcobinamide kinase/adenosylcobinamide-phosphate guanylyltransferase, with protein MGKVILITGPARSGKSEWAETLAMQSGKTVVYVATAVSDPADEEWQKRIQKHQQRRPQDWLTLSVPIELTATLADAKPNTCLLVDSLGTWVANLLEQDEISWENTITEFLETVQLVAADMLFVAEEVGWGVVPAYPSGRQFRDRLGMLVRQLGVICDSVYLVTGGHVLNLSILGVPLPPPER; from the coding sequence TTGGGTAAAGTGATCTTAATCACAGGGCCAGCGAGATCTGGTAAAAGTGAATGGGCAGAAACTCTAGCGATGCAGTCAGGAAAGACTGTTGTTTACGTAGCAACAGCTGTGTCAGACCCAGCTGATGAAGAATGGCAAAAACGCATTCAAAAACATCAGCAACGCCGTCCTCAAGATTGGTTAACTTTATCAGTACCTATAGAACTTACTGCTACTTTAGCTGATGCCAAACCAAACACCTGCCTTTTAGTTGACTCGTTAGGAACTTGGGTAGCTAATTTGCTTGAACAAGACGAAATTAGCTGGGAGAATACAATAACAGAATTTTTAGAGACTGTACAACTAGTTGCGGCAGATATGTTATTTGTTGCAGAAGAAGTGGGTTGGGGAGTTGTACCTGCTTATCCTAGTGGCCGTCAATTCCGCGATCGCTTGGGTATGTTAGTCCGCCAATTAGGAGTTATTTGCGATAGTGTTTATTTAGTAACTGGGGGTCATGTATTAAATCTCAGCATTCTTGGTGTGCCATTACCGCCCCCAGAAAGATAA
- a CDS encoding glycosyltransferase family 2 protein, with protein sequence MSSKIPVSVLIPAKNEQANLPACLTSLQMADEVFLVDSQSTDNSVAIAESFGAHIVQFKFNGSWPKKKNWSLENLPFRNEWVLIVDCDERITSELWAEIAQVIEDDEYAGYYLNRRVFFLGKWIRHGGKYPDWNLRLFKHKQGRYENLHTEDIPNTGDNEVHEHVVLDGKVGYLKNDMLHEDFRDLYHWLERHNRYSNWEARVYYNLLTNQDEGGTIGGHLFGDAVQRKRFLKKVWVRLPFKPLLRFILFYIIQRGFLDGKAGYVYACLLSQYEYQIGAKLYELRDCGGTLNTAKS encoded by the coding sequence ATGTCATCTAAAATTCCTGTTTCTGTACTTATTCCCGCTAAAAATGAGCAAGCTAATTTACCAGCCTGTCTCACTAGCTTGCAAATGGCTGATGAAGTATTTCTAGTTGATTCTCAAAGTACAGATAACAGCGTCGCTATTGCAGAAAGCTTTGGCGCTCATATCGTCCAATTTAAATTTAATGGTAGCTGGCCGAAGAAGAAGAATTGGTCTTTAGAGAATCTGCCATTTCGCAATGAATGGGTGTTAATTGTCGATTGCGACGAGCGGATTACATCGGAATTATGGGCAGAAATTGCTCAAGTAATTGAAGATGATGAATATGCAGGTTATTATCTCAATCGTCGGGTCTTTTTCCTAGGAAAATGGATTCGCCACGGTGGTAAATATCCCGATTGGAATTTGCGGTTATTTAAGCATAAACAAGGGCGTTACGAAAACCTGCATACCGAAGATATTCCCAATACTGGCGACAATGAAGTTCACGAACATGTAGTTTTAGATGGTAAAGTCGGCTATCTCAAAAACGATATGTTGCATGAAGATTTCCGCGACCTTTACCACTGGTTAGAAAGACACAATCGTTATTCCAATTGGGAAGCCCGCGTTTATTACAATCTGCTCACCAATCAAGATGAAGGTGGCACAATTGGCGGACATTTATTTGGTGATGCAGTCCAACGCAAACGCTTCTTAAAAAAAGTCTGGGTACGTCTACCATTTAAACCTTTATTACGGTTTATTTTGTTCTACATTATTCAGCGCGGCTTTTTAGATGGCAAAGCTGGCTATGTTTATGCCTGTTTATTAAGCCAATACGAATATCAAATCGGAGCCAAACTCTACGAATTACGCGACTGCGGCGGAACGCTGAATACGGCGAAATCGTAG
- a CDS encoding response regulator transcription factor, which produces MIRLLLVEDQSLIRDGIKVMLNLESDLEVVGTADNGETAIEQATVLQPDVILMDIQMPVMDGKAATRIICQRFPGMKVLVLTTFDDDENIAEAMRAGAKGYLLKDMRSEELAQAIRFVYKGFTQMAPGLFEKMLGKAPASEPVSQEKTPQQNLGGITNREQEVLQLIGMGATNREIAEKLYISEGTVKTHVTNLFNRLNVKNRSQLAIYANSILNK; this is translated from the coding sequence ATGATTCGGCTGTTATTAGTAGAAGACCAATCTCTCATCCGAGACGGAATTAAAGTTATGCTCAACTTAGAGTCAGACTTGGAAGTAGTGGGAACTGCTGATAACGGTGAAACGGCTATTGAGCAAGCTACAGTTTTGCAACCTGATGTGATTTTGATGGATATTCAAATGCCTGTGATGGATGGTAAAGCTGCCACACGCATTATTTGTCAGCGCTTTCCTGGGATGAAAGTATTAGTCCTCACAACATTTGATGATGATGAAAATATCGCTGAGGCTATGCGCGCCGGGGCTAAAGGCTATTTACTCAAAGATATGCGATCGGAGGAACTAGCGCAGGCGATTCGGTTTGTGTATAAAGGTTTTACCCAAATGGCACCAGGGTTATTTGAGAAAATGCTAGGTAAAGCACCAGCTTCAGAACCAGTTAGCCAAGAAAAAACACCACAGCAGAATTTGGGTGGAATCACAAATCGAGAACAAGAAGTTTTGCAATTGATTGGTATGGGTGCAACTAATCGCGAAATTGCCGAGAAACTGTATATTTCCGAAGGTACAGTTAAAACCCACGTCACCAATTTATTTAATCGTTTAAATGTGAAAAATCGCTCACAATTGGCAATTTATGCTAATTCTATTTTGAATAAATAA
- a CDS encoding cytochrome c oxidase subunit II — protein MEQIPVSLWTLVAGIIVTAISIWIGNNHSLLPVEASLQAPLVDGFFNIMFTIAIALFLVVEGTIVIFLIKYRRRRGDNTDGAPVEGNVPLEIFWTAIPTLIVVCLGIYSVDVFNRMGGLEPAGHPHGAAHVAEMKGSAIAATLDNSLASTAAPTIGIGATSTTQDKAADLVVNVTGMQFAWLFDYPKEGVSTGELHVPIGADVQLNLSAQDVIHSFWVPQFRVKQDAIPGIPTQLRFVATKTGTYPIVCTELCGGYHGSMRSQVIVHTPEEYESWLTESQVAQKQDLHQAIAVNPADLSPSEFLAPHVKDLGVNAATLESMVISH, from the coding sequence ATGGAACAAATTCCTGTTTCACTATGGACTCTGGTTGCTGGCATTATTGTGACAGCAATCAGCATTTGGATTGGTAATAACCATTCTCTACTGCCGGTAGAAGCATCGCTGCAAGCGCCTTTGGTAGATGGTTTTTTCAATATCATGTTTACCATTGCGATCGCTCTTTTCTTGGTAGTAGAAGGAACGATTGTAATTTTCTTGATTAAGTACCGCCGCCGTCGGGGAGATAATACCGATGGTGCGCCGGTTGAAGGTAACGTTCCCCTAGAAATTTTTTGGACTGCAATCCCAACGCTGATTGTAGTTTGTTTGGGCATCTACAGTGTAGATGTGTTTAACCGGATGGGAGGTTTGGAGCCGGCTGGACATCCTCATGGTGCGGCTCATGTGGCTGAGATGAAAGGGAGTGCGATCGCAGCTACTCTGGATAATTCATTAGCATCTACAGCAGCGCCTACCATCGGTATTGGTGCAACATCCACAACCCAAGATAAAGCAGCCGATTTAGTTGTGAATGTGACTGGGATGCAGTTTGCTTGGTTGTTTGACTATCCCAAGGAAGGAGTTTCCACTGGGGAATTACACGTACCTATTGGTGCTGATGTGCAACTCAACCTGTCAGCACAGGATGTAATTCACTCATTTTGGGTGCCACAATTTCGGGTGAAACAAGATGCAATCCCCGGAATACCAACACAATTGCGTTTCGTAGCCACCAAAACAGGTACATATCCCATCGTTTGTACAGAACTGTGTGGTGGTTATCACGGCTCAATGCGATCGCAAGTCATTGTCCACACACCCGAAGAGTATGAAAGCTGGCTAACAGAAAGCCAAGTTGCTCAAAAGCAAGATTTGCATCAAGCAATTGCAGTGAATCCAGCCGATTTATCCCCATCAGAGTTTCTCGCCCCCCACGTCAAAGATTTGGGAGTGAATGCAGCAACTCTAGAGTCAATGGTCATTAGTCATTAG
- the fdxB gene encoding ferredoxin III, nif-specific, with translation MAQLTGLTFGGKTWTPKFAQSIDKDKCIGCGRCMKACGYSVLDLKALNEEGEFVEDEDDEEIERKVMVVANPDNCIGCEACSRICPKNCYTHAPLNN, from the coding sequence ATGGCACAACTAACAGGATTGACCTTTGGAGGTAAAACTTGGACTCCCAAATTCGCCCAATCAATTGATAAGGATAAATGTATCGGCTGTGGCAGATGCATGAAAGCCTGCGGGTATAGTGTGCTTGATTTGAAAGCGCTCAACGAAGAAGGCGAATTTGTTGAAGATGAAGATGATGAAGAAATTGAACGCAAGGTAATGGTTGTTGCTAACCCCGACAACTGTATTGGTTGCGAAGCTTGCTCTCGTATTTGTCCTAAAAATTGCTACACCCACGCTCCATTAAATAATTAA
- a CDS encoding SinI family restriction endonuclease has protein sequence MSFIENANSAAKEVMDQIDPRLSVKYATVIEFLCDNPNMAAAGRSKDSSEIGTLNYIKAQAWNFKKGREQKTPEPPKTIPDEMVGIILNQYFNVPADEIQKAKEWHLLSMGAENLVGDLLERYIAHTLEDEGWVWCSGSVVRSVDFIYRDEQRQWQSLQVKNRDNSENSSSSAIRNGTPIKKWHRTFSKKQGDNWKNFPLTTPHNLSEENFQKFVENYLQNLKNIMSND, from the coding sequence GTGTCTTTCATTGAAAATGCAAACTCTGCTGCCAAAGAAGTCATGGATCAGATCGATCCAAGGTTATCTGTTAAGTATGCAACCGTGATTGAATTTCTCTGTGATAACCCAAATATGGCTGCTGCTGGACGTAGTAAAGACAGTTCCGAAATTGGAACCCTTAATTATATAAAGGCGCAAGCTTGGAATTTTAAAAAAGGTCGAGAGCAGAAAACTCCCGAACCACCAAAAACTATTCCTGATGAAATGGTGGGAATTATATTAAATCAGTATTTTAATGTTCCTGCGGATGAAATTCAAAAAGCAAAAGAATGGCATCTCCTTTCTATGGGTGCTGAAAATTTAGTTGGTGACCTTCTGGAAAGATACATAGCACATACTCTAGAAGATGAAGGTTGGGTATGGTGTTCAGGTTCGGTAGTTAGATCTGTAGATTTCATCTATCGTGACGAACAAAGACAATGGCAATCGTTACAAGTAAAAAACCGAGATAATTCTGAAAACTCCTCATCATCAGCAATTAGAAACGGAACACCTATCAAGAAATGGCATAGAACGTTTTCTAAAAAGCAAGGGGACAATTGGAAAAATTTTCCATTAACAACACCACATAACTTATCGGAAGAAAATTTCCAAAAGTTTGTCGAAAATTATTTGCAAAATCTGAAAAATATCATGTCTAACGATTGA
- a CDS encoding glycosyltransferase, giving the protein MPDIQISAIICTHNRDTYLGAAIDSLLAQNFAAEFEVLVVDNNSSDRTKEVVAQRASNPRLKYVFEPTTGLSVARNTGAKLASGEILAYLDDDAVASDRWLSVFYDAYKNNSQLAIAGGKVTLLWPQDVQQPRWLSPGLAANLGAYDLGDSTTYIDKPSFTPRGLNYCIRRSFLEEIGGFDPHLGRVGKNLLSNEELQMTEFALQKGWQVAYLPAALVAHNVAPERLKRSWFLNRGWWQGISECYREQLAGKAGISQLQRGGERFIRGLYKALQYFSDPAERFDKLVYAYGQIGYLNAAIQGLLSTANKK; this is encoded by the coding sequence ATGCCAGATATCCAAATCTCTGCCATTATTTGTACTCACAATCGAGACACCTATTTAGGTGCGGCGATTGATAGTCTGTTGGCACAGAATTTTGCGGCTGAGTTTGAAGTTTTGGTAGTTGATAATAACTCCAGCGATCGCACTAAGGAAGTTGTAGCACAAAGAGCCAGCAATCCTAGGTTAAAGTATGTCTTTGAGCCAACTACTGGTTTATCTGTAGCGCGCAATACGGGTGCAAAACTAGCGAGTGGAGAGATTCTCGCTTATTTAGATGATGATGCAGTCGCAAGCGATCGCTGGCTTTCAGTATTTTATGATGCCTATAAAAATAACTCGCAACTAGCGATCGCTGGTGGTAAAGTTACTCTTTTATGGCCCCAAGATGTACAACAACCACGCTGGCTATCCCCTGGATTAGCCGCAAATTTGGGTGCATACGACTTGGGTGACAGCACAACTTATATTGATAAACCGAGTTTCACACCCAGAGGTTTAAATTACTGTATACGCCGTTCCTTCTTGGAAGAAATTGGCGGTTTTGATCCGCATCTTGGTCGAGTCGGCAAAAATTTATTATCCAATGAAGAACTACAAATGACAGAATTTGCCCTGCAAAAAGGTTGGCAAGTTGCTTATCTTCCCGCAGCTTTAGTGGCACACAACGTTGCACCAGAACGCCTAAAACGTTCTTGGTTTTTAAACCGCGGCTGGTGGCAAGGTATTAGTGAATGTTACCGCGAACAGCTAGCAGGGAAAGCCGGAATTAGCCAATTACAACGAGGTGGCGAACGCTTTATTCGCGGTTTATATAAAGCATTGCAATACTTTTCCGATCCAGCAGAACGCTTTGACAAGCTTGTTTATGCTTATGGTCAGATTGGTTATTTAAATGCTGCTATTCAAGGGCTGCTATCAACAGCAAATAAAAAATAA
- a CDS encoding DNA cytosine methyltransferase, with product MEVPYLSTKEAACKLGFSEQRIRSLLREGILVGQQVGKTWVIMSDSIESYQAKLETNDPSDRKSKKKHGKGIKALSFFSGAMGLDLGLEKSGIEVVLGCEVDKYCRKTIISNRPEIALIGDISSYTTDEILEYAGISKNEVDIIVGGPPCQAFSTAGARRGFNDKRGNVFLKFIEIILDIKPKYAVIENVRGLLSAPLKHRPHAERGENNPPLSIDELPGGALLHIINLLRQGGYDISFNLYNTANYGVPQVRERVVMICHRDGGKVPYLYPTHSENGSFGLPPWQTLRDAISNIPEEEALYVNFPENRLVYYRMLQEGQYWKHLPLEMQKKALGKSYYAGGGKTGFLRRLSWDKPSCTLVTHPAMPATDICHPVLNRPLSVQEYKRIQQFPDNWIVYGSIIDQYRQIGNAVPVGLGEAIGKTILTHMSGQFQHPPQDFPFSRYKNNDDISWEKKTSTTIIKHNLEDKPLSGIECFK from the coding sequence ATGGAAGTTCCATATCTATCCACAAAAGAAGCCGCTTGTAAACTTGGCTTTTCTGAGCAAAGAATTCGCTCTTTGCTCCGAGAAGGTATACTCGTTGGTCAGCAAGTTGGTAAAACCTGGGTGATTATGTCAGATTCCATAGAATCTTATCAAGCGAAGTTAGAAACTAATGATCCATCTGATCGCAAAAGCAAGAAAAAACACGGGAAAGGCATTAAAGCACTATCTTTCTTTTCGGGTGCAATGGGACTTGATCTCGGTTTAGAAAAATCAGGAATAGAAGTTGTTCTTGGGTGCGAAGTGGACAAATATTGTCGCAAAACAATAATATCTAACCGACCGGAGATAGCTCTGATTGGAGATATTTCATCTTATACAACAGATGAAATTCTTGAATATGCAGGAATATCAAAAAACGAGGTTGATATTATTGTTGGGGGACCACCATGTCAAGCATTTTCAACTGCGGGTGCGCGCCGTGGATTTAATGATAAACGCGGTAATGTATTCTTAAAATTTATAGAAATAATTCTTGATATTAAGCCTAAATACGCCGTTATAGAAAATGTTCGTGGTCTTCTTTCTGCACCCCTAAAACATCGACCTCATGCAGAACGAGGAGAAAATAACCCCCCCTTGAGCATAGATGAATTACCAGGAGGTGCTTTACTTCATATCATCAATCTTCTTCGTCAGGGAGGATACGATATCAGCTTTAATCTATACAACACAGCCAATTATGGAGTTCCCCAAGTCAGAGAAAGGGTTGTGATGATTTGCCATCGCGATGGCGGTAAGGTTCCTTACCTTTACCCAACCCATTCAGAAAATGGTAGTTTTGGACTACCACCCTGGCAAACTTTACGTGATGCAATCAGCAATATTCCAGAAGAAGAAGCATTGTACGTGAATTTTCCAGAGAATAGACTTGTATATTACCGAATGCTTCAAGAAGGACAGTACTGGAAACACCTTCCTCTTGAGATGCAGAAGAAAGCACTGGGAAAATCCTACTATGCTGGAGGAGGTAAAACTGGGTTTTTGAGAAGGCTTTCCTGGGACAAGCCGAGTTGTACCCTAGTCACCCATCCGGCTATGCCTGCAACAGATATTTGCCATCCAGTACTCAATCGACCTTTAAGCGTCCAAGAATATAAGCGTATTCAACAATTTCCTGATAACTGGATAGTATATGGCTCAATCATCGACCAATATCGGCAAATTGGTAACGCCGTTCCTGTGGGTTTAGGAGAAGCAATAGGTAAAACAATTCTCACTCATATGAGTGGGCAATTCCAGCATCCTCCACAAGACTTTCCATTTTCAAGATATAAAAATAATGATGATATCTCCTGGGAGAAAAAAACCTCTACCACCATCATCAAACATAATTTAGAGGATAAACCGTTGTCAGGCATCGAGTGTTTTAAATAA
- the hpsU gene encoding hormogonium polysaccharide biosynthesis acetyltransferase HpsU — protein sequence MTNNKYPMPNAPCPMPHAPFADLRKYDQSWFDRGRPGWYILLWWLVQAIAFPLTIQPLNQLRCMLLRLFGARIGKGVLIRPTARFTYPWKVTIGDYSWIGDDVVFYSLDEIHVGDHCVISHKSYLCTGSHDMRDPAFGLKTAKITINNGVWVAADCFVAPGVEIGANAVIGARSSVFTSMPSGQVCLGSPCRPQYPRIVDNS from the coding sequence ATGACAAATAACAAATACCCAATGCCCAATGCCCCATGCCCCATGCCCCATGCCCCATTTGCCGATTTACGCAAGTATGACCAATCCTGGTTTGATAGAGGGCGACCGGGTTGGTATATTTTGTTGTGGTGGTTGGTGCAGGCGATCGCGTTTCCTTTGACTATACAACCGTTAAATCAGCTGCGTTGTATGTTGCTGCGCTTGTTTGGGGCGCGGATTGGTAAAGGTGTATTGATTCGCCCGACTGCACGCTTTACCTATCCTTGGAAAGTTACTATCGGTGACTATAGCTGGATTGGTGATGATGTCGTGTTCTATAGTCTGGATGAGATTCACGTCGGGGATCACTGCGTAATTTCCCATAAAAGTTATCTCTGTACTGGTAGCCATGATATGCGCGATCCGGCTTTTGGCTTGAAGACAGCGAAGATTACTATTAATAATGGCGTTTGGGTAGCAGCTGATTGTTTTGTCGCCCCTGGTGTGGAAATCGGCGCAAATGCTGTGATTGGTGCGCGTAGTAGTGTTTTTACTTCCATGCCATCTGGACAAGTTTGTTTAGGTAGTCCTTGCCGTCCGCAATATCCTAGGATAGTTGATAATTCGTAG
- a CDS encoding helix-turn-helix domain-containing protein, whose product MPYTIPNNSCVGCDNCRPQCPTGAIKIENNEYWIDPCLCNDCEGYYPEPQCVAACPIKSPIPWQAKKGRCKVEPRDATSPDLFSNGKNNAFASAIVIWEACNVLAQRTSLHWEIDEAGYLSYSRQVNQGRGAIAFHIQDALNNSTRTTDIAAIEALDIRATCIHLIFAAHATAVEQPWEQEFSIDERQLEKYLGLEKRKDLSKNAKLALMKNIVQQACSLIISIDWPQQGRVNGFSVAGTRLWHLVDIEHHFQEDKQGCKYLVGLTFKVKAGIWAQHFLNKQACKERTAFYQYGILPKTLLTTIMSIWQQHEGAARLMLWLLFKTKMGREQRITVPTLLRVAYGEAKVTSASRQREERKRLLRTFESDLEMLNHYGIKPIFDPVTYPIEIQPLWAKLIDVPEDPEAALEFWTNDGNGDTRLTDTGPRGKWNLLMNARILSFELPTEWEQQSSDSDKKSRRNVNRSKRKPKTTSDLLGEQILAARKNLNLSQRELAKLTGKSQSWIRDIENGRLKVKLEDQALLRKVLNMA is encoded by the coding sequence ATGCCGTATACAATTCCTAACAACAGTTGCGTTGGATGTGACAATTGCCGACCCCAATGTCCGACGGGTGCAATCAAAATCGAAAACAATGAATATTGGATCGATCCTTGTCTTTGTAACGATTGTGAGGGTTATTATCCCGAACCGCAATGTGTAGCCGCCTGTCCGATCAAATCACCAATTCCGTGGCAAGCAAAAAAGGGGAGATGTAAAGTAGAACCAAGAGATGCTACCAGTCCAGATTTATTTTCTAATGGTAAAAATAACGCCTTTGCTTCAGCGATTGTGATTTGGGAAGCTTGTAACGTCCTAGCACAGCGTACTTCCTTACATTGGGAAATCGATGAAGCTGGGTATTTATCCTATAGTAGACAAGTTAATCAAGGTAGAGGTGCGATCGCATTTCATATCCAAGATGCATTAAATAACAGTACTCGCACTACAGACATTGCTGCAATTGAGGCTTTAGATATTAGAGCCACTTGCATCCATCTGATTTTTGCAGCTCATGCTACAGCAGTAGAACAACCTTGGGAACAAGAGTTTTCCATTGACGAACGCCAACTAGAGAAATATTTAGGACTAGAAAAACGCAAAGACCTAAGCAAAAATGCCAAGCTAGCTTTAATGAAAAACATAGTGCAGCAAGCTTGCTCACTAATTATTTCCATAGACTGGCCCCAACAAGGGAGAGTTAATGGCTTCTCCGTCGCTGGAACCCGCTTATGGCATTTAGTAGATATTGAACACCACTTTCAAGAAGATAAGCAAGGATGCAAATACTTAGTGGGGTTGACTTTTAAAGTTAAAGCGGGAATTTGGGCGCAGCATTTCTTAAATAAACAAGCATGTAAAGAACGCACCGCCTTCTATCAATATGGTATTTTGCCAAAAACCCTGCTCACAACTATTATGAGCATTTGGCAACAACATGAAGGCGCAGCCAGACTGATGCTGTGGTTGCTGTTTAAAACCAAAATGGGGCGAGAACAACGCATTACTGTCCCTACTTTGCTACGTGTAGCTTACGGTGAAGCAAAAGTCACCTCAGCATCCAGACAACGAGAAGAACGCAAACGTCTGCTGCGAACCTTTGAAAGCGACTTGGAAATGCTTAATCACTATGGCATTAAACCTATATTTGATCCAGTTACTTACCCGATAGAAATTCAACCATTATGGGCAAAGTTAATTGATGTCCCCGAAGATCCAGAAGCAGCCTTAGAATTTTGGACAAACGATGGTAATGGCGACACCCGGCTAACAGACACAGGCCCCCGTGGTAAATGGAATCTGCTGATGAATGCGCGGATTTTATCCTTTGAGTTACCGACAGAATGGGAGCAACAAAGCTCAGACTCCGACAAAAAATCACGGCGTAACGTTAATAGAAGCAAAAGAAAACCCAAAACCACAAGCGACTTACTTGGCGAACAGATTTTAGCAGCGCGAAAAAATCTCAACCTCTCCCAGCGAGAATTGGCAAAGTTGACAGGTAAAAGCCAAAGCTGGATTCGCGATATTGAAAATGGGCGTTTAAAAGTCAAGTTAGAAGACCAAGCGCTCTTGCGGAAAGTACTGAATATGGCTTGA